Proteins encoded in a region of the Pyrobaculum sp. 3827-6 genome:
- a CDS encoding amino acid ABC transporter substrate-binding protein, whose protein sequence is MAGSKTLWVIALAVAVVVIGALAWMATQPSAQPTATPSPIPTTSTTQPPSPTQTPPATTTSTPTATQPKPAGECPDEIVIGTAMPISGRYAAEGQYSLWGALAVVNWINDNGGIDCGGKKVRVRLLYRDSESKLELAQSITEALVTQDKVHFLLSPYGSDLALGVSPIAEKYGVLMAVVGASSDRIFQQGFKYVLGVAAPASQYMASVLDMVTNKDPTVKKVAILYRNSEFNRQVAEGAKAYAEKLGLQVVKYEVYDSSTNDLTPQILKVKQAAPDIILVASHFADGQLAVRQLAEQKVDAKLIALSVAPLVPDFYKTLKEKAECIVGPSHWEPGVRYSPDVAKQRGVEWFGPTREEFITYFKNVAKQMGGQEVDPGYHAAWAAEGVLTILYGVQKAASVNSDKVLAALQNARFMTFFSEFKLDPKTNLNVAHSMVVIQWQGGNRVVVWPPDVAEGKLAYPSLTWDQKAAGQTCK, encoded by the coding sequence ATGGCCGGTTCTAAAACTCTCTGGGTGATAGCCTTAGCTGTTGCGGTGGTTGTGATAGGGGCGCTGGCATGGATGGCAACGCAACCTTCAGCCCAGCCCACTGCCACCCCAAGCCCAATCCCCACCACATCGACCACCCAGCCGCCGTCTCCCACTCAGACGCCGCCGGCGACCACCACCAGCACACCCACGGCTACGCAGCCAAAGCCAGCGGGTGAGTGCCCAGATGAGATAGTTATCGGCACTGCAATGCCTATCTCCGGCAGATACGCCGCCGAGGGGCAGTACTCTCTCTGGGGTGCCTTGGCCGTGGTTAATTGGATAAACGACAATGGTGGGATCGACTGTGGCGGTAAGAAGGTGAGGGTGAGGCTTCTCTATAGAGATAGCGAGTCTAAGCTAGAGCTGGCTCAAAGCATCACGGAGGCCTTGGTAACTCAGGACAAGGTGCACTTCCTCCTGAGCCCCTACGGCTCTGACCTCGCTCTGGGGGTGTCGCCCATAGCCGAGAAGTACGGCGTCTTGATGGCTGTGGTGGGCGCCTCTTCTGACCGCATATTCCAGCAGGGGTTTAAGTATGTGCTGGGCGTGGCGGCGCCAGCTAGTCAGTACATGGCCTCCGTGCTTGATATGGTGACTAATAAGGACCCCACTGTGAAGAAGGTGGCTATCCTCTATAGAAACAGCGAGTTTAATAGACAGGTGGCGGAGGGCGCCAAGGCTTATGCCGAGAAGCTGGGTCTGCAGGTGGTGAAGTACGAGGTCTACGACTCCTCGACGAATGACTTGACGCCGCAGATTCTTAAGGTTAAGCAGGCGGCCCCCGACATAATCCTCGTGGCCTCCCACTTCGCCGACGGCCAGCTGGCCGTCAGGCAACTAGCTGAGCAGAAGGTAGACGCCAAGCTCATCGCCCTGTCTGTGGCCCCCCTGGTGCCCGACTTCTATAAGACACTTAAGGAAAAGGCGGAGTGCATAGTTGGGCCCTCTCACTGGGAGCCCGGGGTGAGGTACAGCCCCGACGTGGCTAAGCAGAGGGGTGTGGAGTGGTTTGGGCCCACCAGGGAGGAGTTTATTACATATTTCAAGAATGTGGCTAAGCAGATGGGCGGACAGGAGGTGGATCCTGGCTACCACGCCGCATGGGCCGCCGAGGGCGTCTTGACTATACTATACGGCGTGCAGAAAGCCGCGTCGGTGAATTCAGACAAGGTTCTAGCCGCTCTGCAGAACGCCAGGTTTATGACATTCTTCAGCGAGTTCAAGCTCGACCCTAAGACAAATCTCAACGTGGCCCACAGCATGGTGGTGATCCAGTGGCAAGGCGGCAACAGAGTGGTTGTCTGGCCGCCGGACGTTGCCGAGGGTAAGCTGGCGTACCCATCCCTTACCTGGGATCAGAAGGCGGCTGGCCAGACCTGTAAGTAG